In one Polynucleobacter sp. JS-JIR-5-A7 genomic region, the following are encoded:
- a CDS encoding c-type cytochrome → MVANRCIYLSLLVAWIGILLGCTSSYQASGPIGLGKPISENQIRAWNIDVGPSGLGLPPGSGTAIAGEKLYQQQCASCHGDQGQGGPANRLVGGGSLNTNNPIKTVGSFWPYSTTIFDYVKRAMPHQAPQSLNDDQVYAATAYILFLNKIITKDQVMDAKTLPLVKMPNRDGFISVER, encoded by the coding sequence ATGGTCGCTAATAGATGCATCTACTTAAGTCTTCTCGTAGCCTGGATTGGTATTTTATTAGGCTGTACTAGCAGTTACCAAGCGAGCGGACCGATAGGTCTTGGTAAGCCAATTTCTGAAAATCAAATTCGGGCGTGGAATATAGATGTTGGCCCAAGTGGGCTAGGCCTGCCGCCTGGCTCAGGCACTGCCATTGCTGGAGAAAAGTTATATCAGCAACAGTGCGCATCTTGTCACGGTGATCAAGGGCAAGGCGGACCAGCCAATCGCCTTGTGGGCGGAGGTTCTTTAAATACCAATAATCCCATAAAGACAGTAGGAAGTTTTTGGCCTTACTCAACGACTATTTTTGATTATGTCAAAAGAGCCATGCCACATCAAGCACCCCAGTCTTTAAATGATGATCAAGTGTATGCAGCCACAGCTTATATTTTGTTTCTCAACAAGATCATTACAAAAGATCAAGTGATGGATGCCAAGACGCTGCCTTTGGTAAAAATGCCTAATAGAGATGGATTTATTTCAGTAGAACGTTAA
- the prfB gene encoding peptide chain release factor 2 (programmed frameshift), translated as MEAEQLNTISNTLSDLLTREQALRGIFDFEVKSRRLTEVNSILEDPTIWDDQKKAQALGKEKKLLDGVVATLTDLNTNITGAIELFDMAKEESDFETIAAIEQDVESYSKIINDLEFRRMFHNEMDSCNCFIDIQAGAGGTEACDWASMLYRQYLKYCERKGYKTEILEESDGDVAGIKSATIKVDGEYAYGHLRSETGVHRLVRKSPFDSSNGRHTSFASIYVYPEIDDSIEIDVNPADIRTDTYRASGAGGQHINKTDSAVRLTHIPTGIVVQCQNDRSQHRNRAEAMSMLKSRLYEHEMQKRRAEQDKLEASKTDVGWGHQIRSYVLDQSRIKDLRTNVEISNTQKVLDGDLDAFIEASLKQGV; from the exons ATGGAAGCTGAACAACTAAACACTATTTCAAATACCTTATCCGATCTGCTCACCCGTGAGCAAGCTCTTCGG GGTATCTTTGACTTCGAAGTAAAGTCACGTCGCCTTACTGAAGTCAACTCAATTCTGGAAGATCCCACCATTTGGGATGATCAAAAGAAAGCGCAAGCGCTGGGTAAAGAGAAAAAATTACTCGACGGCGTAGTTGCTACCCTCACTGATTTAAATACCAATATCACTGGTGCCATTGAATTATTTGATATGGCTAAAGAAGAAAGTGATTTTGAGACGATTGCAGCAATCGAGCAAGACGTTGAAAGTTACAGCAAGATCATTAATGATCTTGAATTCCGCCGCATGTTCCACAACGAGATGGACTCGTGCAATTGCTTTATTGATATCCAGGCAGGCGCTGGTGGTACCGAAGCTTGTGATTGGGCCAGCATGCTCTATCGCCAATATCTCAAGTACTGCGAACGCAAAGGCTATAAAACCGAAATCCTCGAAGAATCTGATGGTGACGTTGCTGGCATCAAGAGTGCGACGATCAAGGTGGATGGGGAATATGCCTACGGACACCTTCGCTCCGAGACTGGCGTGCATCGTTTAGTACGTAAGTCTCCGTTTGACTCTTCAAATGGACGTCACACTTCATTTGCTTCGATTTACGTCTACCCTGAAATTGATGATTCGATTGAGATTGATGTCAATCCTGCGGATATTCGGACGGATACCTACCGTGCCTCTGGTGCAGGTGGTCAGCACATTAATAAAACCGACTCGGCTGTACGCTTAACCCACATTCCAACAGGAATTGTGGTGCAGTGTCAGAACGATCGTAGTCAGCATCGTAACCGCGCCGAGGCCATGAGCATGCTCAAGTCTCGCCTTTACGAACACGAGATGCAAAAGCGCCGCGCTGAGCAAGATAAGCTAGAAGCGAGCAAAACGGATGTAGGCTGGGGTCATCAAATCCGCTCTTATGTGTTGGATCAAAGCCGCATTAAAGATTTACGAACTAACGTTGAGATCTCTAATACTCAAAAAGTATTGGACGGCGATCTTGATGCCTTTATTGAAGCTAGCCTGAAACAAGGCGTTTAA
- the lysS gene encoding lysine--tRNA ligase: MNDKTNLPVTEAVDENHIIAERREKLAKLRENGVAFPNDFVPTHLAVDLHAHYDSLTKEELAAKKIHVKVAGRMILKRVMGKASFATIQDRSGQIQFYINDELTGADTHGAFKHWDMGDFISAEGNLFKTNKGELSVECSNLRLLSKSLRPLPDKFHGLSDLETKYRQRYVDLIVNPESRNTFKARSNAIASLRRHMLDADFMEVETPMLHPIPGGAAAKPFITHHNALDMQMFLRIAPELYLKRLVVGGFERVFEINRNFRNEGVSPRHNPEFTMMEFYAAYTDYRWLMDFTEGLILAAAMDAQGTAVLTHQGRELDLSKPFQRLTISEAILKYCGQSGKNYEAAQLDDAAFIRAELKKGGENPDSPTLKNAGIGALQLALFELVAEEHLWEPTYIIDYPIEVSPLARESDTRPGITERFELFITGREIANGFSELNDAEDQANRFRKQVEQKEAGDEEAMYFDHDFIRALEYGMPPTGGCGIGIDRLVMLLTDAPNIRDVILFPHLRREEE; this comes from the coding sequence ATGAACGATAAAACCAATCTACCAGTCACCGAAGCTGTTGATGAAAATCACATCATTGCAGAGCGCCGTGAAAAGCTCGCAAAGTTGCGTGAGAACGGTGTTGCCTTTCCGAATGACTTTGTTCCAACGCATTTAGCAGTTGATCTTCATGCTCACTATGACAGCCTGACTAAGGAAGAGCTAGCTGCCAAGAAGATTCATGTGAAAGTGGCTGGGCGCATGATTCTCAAGCGCGTGATGGGTAAAGCCAGCTTTGCCACTATTCAAGACCGTAGTGGACAGATTCAGTTCTACATCAATGATGAGCTCACAGGTGCAGATACTCATGGCGCCTTTAAACACTGGGATATGGGTGACTTTATCTCTGCAGAAGGCAATCTCTTTAAGACCAATAAGGGTGAACTCTCTGTCGAATGCAGCAACCTGCGCTTACTCAGCAAATCCCTGCGCCCCCTACCAGATAAGTTTCACGGCCTCTCAGATCTAGAGACGAAATATCGTCAGCGCTATGTAGATTTAATTGTCAACCCAGAAAGCCGCAATACTTTCAAGGCGCGTAGCAATGCGATTGCATCACTCCGTCGCCATATGTTGGATGCCGACTTCATGGAAGTAGAAACACCTATGCTCCACCCAATTCCTGGTGGTGCAGCGGCAAAGCCTTTTATTACCCACCATAATGCACTCGATATGCAGATGTTCTTGCGCATTGCGCCTGAGCTTTATCTCAAGCGTTTAGTCGTTGGTGGTTTTGAGCGCGTCTTTGAAATTAACCGTAACTTCCGTAATGAAGGCGTCAGTCCGCGCCACAATCCAGAATTTACGATGATGGAGTTCTACGCAGCCTATACCGATTACCGCTGGTTGATGGATTTTACAGAAGGCTTGATCCTTGCTGCAGCCATGGATGCACAAGGTACTGCCGTCTTGACCCACCAAGGTCGTGAGCTTGATTTAAGTAAGCCATTCCAACGCTTAACAATTAGTGAGGCAATCCTCAAGTATTGCGGTCAGTCTGGCAAGAACTACGAGGCTGCTCAACTAGATGATGCAGCATTCATTCGTGCTGAGTTGAAAAAAGGTGGTGAAAATCCTGATTCTCCAACATTGAAAAATGCTGGTATCGGCGCTTTGCAATTGGCCTTGTTTGAATTGGTTGCTGAGGAGCATCTTTGGGAGCCAACCTACATCATCGATTACCCAATTGAAGTCAGCCCACTAGCCAGAGAATCCGATACTCGCCCAGGTATTACTGAGCGCTTTGAGTTATTTATTACTGGTCGTGAAATTGCCAATGGCTTCTCTGAACTCAATGATGCAGAAGATCAAGCCAATCGCTTTCGCAAACAAGTAGAGCAAAAAGAAGCTGGTGACGAAGAAGCCATGTACTTTGATCATGACTTTATCCGAGCCCTTGAATACGGCATGCCTCCAACAGGTGGTTGCGGTATTGGTATTGACCGTCTAGTCATGCTCCTCACAGACGCACCAAACATTCGTGACGTCATTCTCTTTCCACATCTGCGTCGCGAAGAAGAGTAA
- the soxC gene encoding sulfite dehydrogenase → MSKKDEFSKRRHFLKSSVIAGASVGSAMSTHSALAQTTEGSFLEIDPWTKTQGSTFVNPPYGLPSKYEKNVVRLLPSPAPTFLTGSRTPLQSLHGIITPNGLVFERHHAGVPDINPDLHKLVIHGMVDRPMVFTMDDIVRFPSESRIYFLECSGNSAAELKKASNQTVQQIHGLVSCCEWTGVRLSTILQECGIQPGAKWALAEGADGAAMTRSIPMNKMMDDALLVYAQNGEMLRAEQGYPLRLFLPGYEGNMSIKWLRRIKLGTEPWQTREETSAYTDLRSDGKALQFTFAMEVKSVITQPSGMMKLKSKGFYEISGFAWSGNGKIRRVEVSTDGGKSWGEAVLQEPVMDKSLVRFRFPWMWDGAPATLMSRAVDSSGEMQPTMDGVIKAKSVNTFYHNNAIQPWRVAANGEITNGR, encoded by the coding sequence ATGTCTAAGAAGGATGAATTTTCTAAGCGTCGACACTTTTTAAAATCATCAGTCATTGCGGGAGCTAGTGTGGGTAGTGCAATGAGCACCCATTCTGCTCTTGCTCAAACCACAGAAGGCAGTTTCTTGGAGATTGATCCTTGGACCAAAACTCAGGGGTCAACTTTTGTAAATCCGCCTTATGGTTTGCCTTCAAAATATGAGAAGAATGTTGTGCGACTTCTTCCTTCGCCAGCGCCAACATTTCTCACGGGCTCAAGAACTCCTTTACAGAGCTTACACGGGATCATTACTCCAAATGGCCTTGTCTTTGAGCGCCATCATGCAGGAGTTCCTGATATCAATCCGGATCTACATAAATTGGTGATTCATGGAATGGTAGATCGTCCGATGGTCTTTACGATGGACGATATCGTTCGCTTTCCTTCTGAATCGAGGATTTATTTTTTAGAATGTTCTGGCAATAGTGCTGCTGAGCTCAAAAAAGCCAGTAATCAAACGGTACAGCAAATTCATGGCTTAGTTTCTTGTTGCGAGTGGACTGGCGTTCGCTTATCAACCATTTTGCAAGAATGCGGCATTCAGCCTGGAGCTAAGTGGGCTTTAGCGGAGGGTGCTGATGGTGCTGCGATGACTCGTAGTATTCCAATGAATAAGATGATGGATGATGCTTTATTAGTCTATGCCCAAAATGGTGAGATGTTACGGGCTGAGCAAGGTTATCCTTTGCGATTATTTTTGCCTGGGTATGAGGGCAATATGAGTATTAAGTGGCTACGAAGAATTAAGTTGGGTACTGAGCCTTGGCAAACACGCGAAGAAACCTCTGCTTATACCGACCTGCGATCTGATGGTAAGGCGCTGCAATTTACTTTCGCCATGGAGGTCAAATCTGTTATTACGCAGCCTTCAGGGATGATGAAGCTTAAATCTAAAGGCTTTTATGAAATCTCTGGTTTTGCTTGGTCTGGTAATGGCAAGATTCGACGGGTTGAGGTATCAACGGATGGTGGCAAATCATGGGGTGAGGCAGTGCTGCAGGAGCCGGTGATGGACAAATCTTTGGTGCGCTTTCGTTTTCCTTGGATGTGGGATGGAGCACCAGCAACATTGATGAGTCGGGCGGTCGATTCAAGTGGTGAAATGCAACCCACAATGGATGGTGTGATTAAAGCCAAGAGTGTGAACACTTTCTATCACAATAACGCTATACAACCATGGCGTGTTGCTGCTAACGGGGAGATTACCAATGGTCGCTAA
- a CDS encoding GntR family transcriptional regulator, which translates to MKSLTAYQEVKQKITDDLVRGRYPMGQALPAEKDLSKELDVSIGTLRKAVDELVAEGIVVRRQGRGTYVAEHDLKRLLYYFFHVVKHDADKKVNPRVDLISLISAVANKEEASKLQIKEGADVWRLVNCLYLDDKCVMIDQITLDKKRFQKLTRTDYINREGSIYQLYQMKYGQTVVRSSERLRAGLASKQHAEWLGLKPDAPVLMIRRVALGIQDEPLEWRVSTLNTSQHEYFSELVV; encoded by the coding sequence ATGAAATCCCTGACCGCTTATCAAGAAGTAAAGCAAAAGATCACCGATGATCTGGTCAGGGGTCGTTATCCGATGGGGCAGGCTTTGCCTGCCGAAAAGGATTTATCAAAAGAATTAGACGTATCTATAGGAACCCTGCGCAAAGCAGTAGACGAGTTAGTTGCTGAAGGTATTGTGGTTCGTCGCCAAGGCAGGGGCACCTATGTTGCTGAGCATGATCTCAAGCGTTTGCTCTATTACTTTTTTCATGTTGTAAAACATGATGCCGACAAAAAGGTTAACCCAAGGGTTGATTTGATTTCTTTGATCAGCGCTGTTGCAAACAAGGAAGAGGCTAGTAAGCTCCAGATTAAAGAAGGTGCAGATGTATGGCGTCTCGTGAATTGCCTTTATCTAGACGATAAATGTGTGATGATTGATCAGATTACACTAGATAAAAAGCGCTTTCAAAAGCTCACACGAACCGATTACATAAATCGCGAAGGTAGCATCTATCAGTTATATCAAATGAAATACGGGCAAACCGTAGTCCGCAGTAGTGAGCGTTTAAGGGCAGGCCTTGCCAGTAAGCAGCATGCAGAATGGCTCGGCTTAAAGCCGGATGCACCAGTCCTGATGATTAGAAGGGTTGCACTTGGGATTCAGGACGAGCCCTTGGAATGGCGAGTCTCAACACTGAACACCAGTCAACATGAATACTTTAGTGAGTTAGTGGTATAG
- a CDS encoding disulfide bond formation protein B, producing the protein MSSVRYLYISLFSLGLVIFAVILQQSGYQGISFLPCPLCILQRVGYLAIAIFCFLAVGIAPFRKLFHALAFLSAAYGVSVAGRQVWLLSHPETSCGIDPLEIWINQFQLSKDIPWLFKADGLCSAKLPAILGLQVPEWSLFWFSVLFLVLLVTLFKKRT; encoded by the coding sequence ATGAGTTCAGTACGCTATTTATATATTTCCCTGTTCAGTCTTGGGTTGGTTATCTTTGCAGTCATTTTGCAGCAGTCCGGCTATCAAGGCATCAGCTTTTTACCTTGCCCCTTATGCATTTTGCAAAGAGTCGGTTATTTGGCTATCGCCATTTTTTGTTTTTTGGCTGTGGGTATTGCCCCATTCCGAAAGCTCTTCCATGCCCTAGCTTTTCTATCGGCGGCATATGGTGTTTCAGTGGCTGGGCGACAAGTATGGCTTTTGTCTCATCCAGAAACATCCTGTGGGATTGACCCATTGGAAATTTGGATTAATCAGTTTCAGCTTTCCAAAGACATTCCTTGGTTATTTAAGGCCGACGGACTATGCAGTGCAAAACTTCCAGCCATTCTTGGTCTTCAGGTGCCGGAATGGTCTTTATTTTGGTTTTCAGTGCTTTTCTTGGTCTTATTAGTCACACTGTTCAAAAAAAGGACTTAA
- a CDS encoding ferredoxin--NADP reductase → MAAYNTETVLTVHHWNDTLFSFTTTRNKGLRFRSGHFLMIGLEIEGKPLVRAYSVASPNYEEHLEFLSIKVQDGPLTSRLQKIKVGDPILVSEKSVGTLVLDDLNPGKYLYLFSTGTGLAPFMSIIRDPETYEKFEKVVLIHGVRLVSELAYGDYIKNELTQDEYLGELIREKLIYYPTVTREAFKHTGRLTTAIESGQLFKDIGLPPLDPAVDRAMICGSPSMLKETSEMLDAKGFKVSPSLGQMGDYVFERAFVEK, encoded by the coding sequence ATGGCCGCATACAACACAGAAACCGTTCTCACCGTTCACCACTGGAACGACACCCTATTTAGCTTTACTACTACTCGTAATAAAGGTCTGCGCTTTCGTAGCGGCCACTTCTTAATGATTGGTCTTGAGATTGAAGGCAAGCCACTTGTTCGCGCATACAGCGTTGCAAGCCCTAATTACGAAGAGCATTTGGAGTTCTTAAGCATTAAGGTTCAAGATGGTCCATTGACATCACGTTTACAAAAGATAAAAGTTGGTGACCCTATCTTGGTAAGTGAAAAGTCTGTTGGCACCCTGGTATTGGATGACTTAAATCCAGGTAAGTACCTCTATTTATTTAGTACAGGTACCGGCTTAGCTCCATTCATGAGTATTATTCGTGATCCAGAGACTTATGAGAAGTTTGAGAAGGTTGTTTTAATTCATGGTGTACGTCTAGTGAGCGAGCTAGCATACGGTGACTATATTAAAAATGAACTCACTCAAGACGAGTACCTTGGCGAACTCATTCGTGAGAAACTCATCTACTACCCAACTGTAACGCGTGAAGCATTCAAACATACCGGTCGCCTCACGACTGCAATTGAATCTGGCCAACTATTCAAAGATATTGGTCTGCCACCACTTGATCCTGCAGTAGATCGCGCAATGATTTGTGGCAGTCCATCCATGCTCAAAGAAACCTCAGAGATGCTTGATGCCAAAGGCTTCAAAGTCTCACCAAGTCTTGGCCAAATGGGTGACTACGTCTTCGAACGTGCATTCGTAGAGAAGTAA
- a CDS encoding lipoprotein-releasing ABC transporter permease subunit gives MLRLPIELEIGLRYTRSKRRKTVGKRDGFLSFISGISTAGIALGVASLIVVLSVMNGFQKEVRDRMLSVLSHVEITSPEGLANWEPLALKVAIQPHVVGVAPMVSSQGLLARDNSMRGVAIRGISPSEEGKVSDLPKQFIAGSIDDLKPGGFGVALGAQLASLVGARVGDRVNLIVPESDLTPAGAMPRMRTLQVVGIVDSGHYEYDSSLAIMHWKDAAALLRLRDPSGLRIKVDDMQRAPQVATELAAVVPQALWVTDWSRSNRNWFAAVQTEKKMMFIILTLIIAVAAFNLVSTLVMTVNEKQADIAILRTMGASPGLIQRIFLVQGLAIGLMGSLAGVGLGLLIALNIDVIVPAIEAIFRVRFLPREVYFISELPSDVRLGDVVTVGLMAFGLSVLATLYPSRRAAKVQPAEALRYE, from the coding sequence ATGTTGAGACTCCCCATTGAGTTAGAAATTGGCTTGCGCTATACCCGCTCCAAGCGTCGTAAGACCGTTGGTAAGCGCGATGGCTTCCTATCCTTTATTTCTGGTATTTCTACTGCTGGTATCGCTTTAGGCGTTGCGTCTCTAATTGTGGTGCTGTCAGTGATGAATGGTTTTCAGAAAGAGGTACGTGATCGCATGCTCTCTGTTCTTTCTCATGTAGAAATCACTTCGCCTGAAGGATTGGCAAATTGGGAGCCGTTGGCTTTGAAAGTCGCGATACAGCCTCATGTGGTTGGCGTAGCACCCATGGTCAGTTCACAAGGATTGCTTGCACGAGATAATTCGATGCGGGGTGTTGCTATTCGGGGAATCTCGCCGAGTGAAGAAGGTAAGGTTTCTGACCTGCCAAAACAATTTATTGCTGGCAGTATTGATGACCTCAAGCCCGGTGGCTTTGGGGTTGCATTAGGTGCACAGCTCGCCTCTTTGGTTGGTGCTCGCGTAGGTGACCGAGTTAATTTGATTGTGCCTGAGAGTGATTTAACGCCTGCTGGAGCAATGCCGCGGATGAGGACGTTGCAAGTAGTTGGTATCGTAGATAGTGGCCATTATGAATACGATAGCTCTTTAGCCATCATGCACTGGAAAGATGCTGCAGCCTTGTTACGCTTACGTGATCCATCAGGTCTTCGCATTAAGGTCGATGATATGCAGCGTGCTCCTCAAGTTGCCACTGAGTTGGCTGCTGTAGTTCCTCAAGCTTTATGGGTTACTGATTGGTCCCGCTCAAATCGTAATTGGTTTGCAGCAGTTCAAACAGAAAAGAAGATGATGTTCATCATCTTGACTTTAATTATTGCAGTGGCTGCATTTAATTTAGTTTCTACTTTGGTGATGACCGTTAATGAGAAGCAGGCCGATATTGCCATTCTCAGAACGATGGGTGCGAGCCCAGGTTTAATCCAACGAATCTTCTTGGTACAGGGTTTGGCAATTGGTTTGATGGGGTCTTTGGCTGGCGTTGGTCTTGGTTTACTCATCGCGCTCAATATTGATGTGATTGTTCCTGCGATTGAAGCCATTTTCCGCGTACGCTTCTTGCCGCGTGAGGTTTACTTTATTAGCGAACTCCCCTCGGATGTTCGTTTAGGTGATGTAGTGACCGTTGGGTTGATGGCTTTTGGTTTATCGGTATTGGCTACCTTGTACCCTAGTCGTCGTGCTGCTAAGGTCCAACCTGCGGAGGCCTTGAGATATGAATAA
- a CDS encoding YeiH family protein: MYSTSKRNLPGILICLVIAMSTSFLSENYGGPQLLYALLLGLSLHFLYLNEAVKPGIDFCAKTVLRLGVAFLGIRITFADISAIGMNTGFMVILAVASTVYLGFLLAKFLKLSPDFGLIAGGSVGICGASAALAVASVLPKSKENEQFTLLVVVGVTVLSTIAMVTYPFALQMLDIGALSAGIFIGATIHDVAQVVAAGMLFGPEAGDVATVVKLFRVALLLPVVLVISIFFGAQKATNNLGWGSLRLIPTFLLGFVALSIVASMQILPTSITHQIGALSRWMLVIAIAAAGLKTNFQELAQLGWQPVLMLVVETLFIAAFGLIFILYAT; the protein is encoded by the coding sequence ATGTACAGCACTAGTAAGCGTAATTTACCGGGGATATTAATCTGTTTGGTAATAGCTATGTCCACTAGCTTTCTTTCTGAAAATTATGGTGGGCCTCAACTTTTGTATGCTTTGTTGTTGGGTCTTTCGCTCCATTTTCTGTATCTAAATGAGGCGGTAAAACCAGGCATAGACTTTTGCGCAAAGACTGTACTACGCTTAGGTGTAGCATTTTTGGGAATCCGAATTACCTTTGCAGATATTAGTGCGATTGGCATGAATACTGGCTTCATGGTAATTCTGGCTGTTGCATCAACGGTTTATCTCGGCTTTTTGCTTGCCAAGTTTTTAAAGCTATCTCCAGATTTTGGATTGATAGCCGGTGGATCAGTTGGAATTTGTGGTGCCTCTGCTGCCCTTGCAGTTGCTTCAGTGCTGCCCAAATCAAAAGAAAACGAGCAATTTACTTTACTGGTTGTTGTTGGTGTGACGGTGTTATCAACGATTGCGATGGTGACATATCCTTTTGCATTACAGATGCTCGATATTGGCGCTCTTTCAGCAGGAATTTTTATTGGCGCCACCATTCATGATGTGGCTCAAGTAGTTGCTGCAGGGATGCTGTTTGGTCCTGAGGCGGGGGACGTGGCTACTGTGGTTAAGTTATTTAGAGTGGCTCTACTGCTCCCTGTGGTTTTGGTGATCTCAATTTTCTTTGGTGCGCAGAAAGCCACCAATAATTTAGGGTGGGGTAGCTTACGATTAATTCCCACATTTTTATTGGGTTTTGTTGCACTATCTATTGTGGCCTCAATGCAAATTTTGCCAACTTCGATTACTCATCAAATTGGTGCTTTATCACGTTGGATGTTGGTGATTGCTATTGCTGCAGCGGGATTAAAAACCAATTTCCAAGAACTGGCTCAGCTAGGTTGGCAGCCTGTACTGATGTTGGTGGTTGAAACTCTCTTTATTGCTGCCTTTGGGCTCATCTTTATTTTGTATGCAACCTAG
- the recJ gene encoding single-stranded-DNA-specific exonuclease RecJ, with product MSLFSQRPFSERTATWLQQSGLHPLLARLYAARGLESPDELSLELKNLLSPTELKNCISTASLLADILEKKESMLIVADYDCDGATACAVGLRGLRMLGGVNTPIQFLVPNRFTMGYGLTPEVVELAAQQTPKPKYLITVDNGIASEAGVDRARELGMEVIVTDHHLPGDRLPKALAIVNPNQPGCTFPSKALAGVGVMFYVLVALRAELRKRGKFTNDTQPKVENLLDLVALGTVADVAQLDRNNRVLVSNGLKRIRAGISQPGIQALFQAAGRDPRKANTFDLGFAIGPRLNAAGRLADMTLGIRLLLTDNTDEAMTLAQELDRINRERRVIEAGMQETALTHLSEEQLAGTMAQRTSICLWNPEWHQGVVGIVASRLKERFNRPAIVFAPDGNTGEELRGSGRSLSGFHLRDALDIVSKREPGLILKFGGHAMAAGLTIHKNDFEKFDACFQEVANSLLNDEILERRHPHDGALQPSEFTPEISDLLAEEIWGQGFPQPVFYGDFEITQQSLMKEKHLRLMVRPLGSNLTESKFAAKPLTAVWFNRTQSLPAKAKLAYRLVTDRYQGQARIQLMIEAHDESPGS from the coding sequence ATGAGTCTTTTCTCCCAACGTCCTTTTTCTGAGCGCACCGCTACTTGGTTACAACAAAGTGGTTTGCATCCCCTGTTAGCGCGTTTATATGCTGCACGCGGTCTGGAGTCTCCAGATGAACTATCGCTGGAATTGAAAAATCTACTTTCTCCAACTGAACTTAAGAATTGCATCAGCACCGCATCTTTGCTAGCTGATATTCTGGAGAAAAAAGAGTCCATGCTCATCGTTGCAGACTATGACTGCGATGGCGCCACGGCTTGTGCAGTCGGACTGCGCGGCTTGCGCATGCTAGGTGGCGTAAATACACCAATTCAGTTTCTAGTACCCAATCGCTTTACGATGGGTTACGGCTTAACGCCTGAAGTGGTTGAGCTTGCAGCACAACAAACTCCAAAGCCTAAATATCTCATTACGGTTGATAACGGTATTGCGAGCGAAGCGGGTGTAGATCGCGCCCGTGAACTCGGTATGGAAGTCATTGTGACTGACCACCATTTGCCCGGCGATCGATTACCAAAAGCCTTGGCGATTGTGAACCCCAATCAACCAGGCTGCACCTTTCCGAGCAAAGCACTTGCTGGCGTAGGCGTTATGTTTTATGTATTGGTAGCACTGCGTGCAGAGCTGCGTAAGCGCGGTAAATTTACGAATGATACTCAACCCAAAGTTGAAAATCTCTTAGATCTCGTTGCACTCGGAACTGTTGCAGACGTTGCTCAACTCGATCGCAATAATCGCGTCTTAGTTTCAAATGGTTTAAAGCGTATTCGTGCAGGCATCTCCCAGCCAGGTATACAAGCATTGTTTCAAGCAGCAGGACGTGATCCTCGCAAGGCCAATACTTTTGATCTAGGTTTTGCGATTGGGCCCAGGCTCAATGCGGCTGGACGTCTAGCGGACATGACTCTGGGTATTCGCCTACTGCTGACTGATAATACGGATGAGGCGATGACGCTTGCGCAAGAACTCGATCGCATCAATCGCGAACGCCGTGTGATTGAAGCCGGCATGCAAGAAACAGCACTTACCCACCTCTCAGAGGAGCAACTCGCAGGAACCATGGCACAACGCACGAGTATCTGTTTATGGAATCCAGAATGGCACCAAGGTGTCGTCGGCATTGTAGCTTCCCGTTTAAAGGAACGTTTTAATCGCCCTGCGATTGTGTTTGCTCCAGATGGCAATACTGGCGAGGAGTTACGTGGCTCTGGAAGGTCATTGAGTGGCTTTCATTTAAGAGATGCGCTAGATATTGTTTCAAAACGTGAGCCCGGACTAATTCTCAAATTTGGTGGACATGCCATGGCGGCAGGTCTGACGATTCATAAAAATGATTTTGAGAAGTTTGATGCCTGCTTTCAGGAAGTTGCAAACAGCTTATTGAATGATGAAATCCTAGAGCGTCGCCACCCCCATGATGGCGCCCTACAGCCCTCAGAATTCACCCCCGAAATTAGTGATCTCTTAGCAGAAGAAATCTGGGGCCAAGGATTTCCACAGCCTGTCTTTTACGGAGACTTTGAAATTACACAGCAAAGTCTGATGAAAGAGAAGCATCTGCGTCTGATGGTGCGGCCATTAGGATCTAACCTAACAGAAAGCAAGTTTGCGGCAAAACCATTGACAGCGGTTTGGTTTAACCGTACTCAAAGCTTGCCCGCCAAAGCCAAGCTCGCTTACCGCCTAGTGACCGATCGCTATCAGGGTCAAGCCCGCATCCAACTGATGATTGAGGCCCACGACGAAAGTCCTGGTAGTTAA